A stretch of Candidatus Rokuibacteriota bacterium DNA encodes these proteins:
- a CDS encoding ABC transporter ATP-binding protein — MASRIVVKDVDAGYGAVRVLHGLSLEVNEGETVVLLGTNGNGKSTLMKCIMGMVQPDAGEIFLETDGRRIDLVGKSPEQLVNLGITLVPEGRRLFPKLTVDENLLLGAYRTDARKDIERNLQFCFEAFPILAQRRRQLAGSMSGGEQQMLAIARALMSAPKMLLVDEPSLGLAPILVSRVIGKIKELKERYQLTVLMAEQNFNQATKIADRGYIIVHGKIEFEGHSTRELSEHELVKKYYLGV; from the coding sequence TTGGCGAGTAGGATCGTCGTCAAAGACGTGGATGCCGGCTACGGGGCGGTGCGGGTGCTACACGGGCTCTCCCTCGAGGTGAACGAGGGGGAGACAGTCGTCCTGCTCGGCACGAACGGGAACGGCAAGAGCACCCTCATGAAATGCATCATGGGCATGGTCCAACCCGATGCCGGCGAGATCTTCCTCGAGACCGATGGCCGACGCATCGACCTGGTGGGAAAGTCGCCCGAGCAGCTCGTGAATCTGGGGATCACCCTGGTGCCGGAGGGGCGCCGGCTCTTTCCGAAGCTCACCGTGGATGAGAACCTCCTCCTGGGCGCCTATCGGACGGACGCTCGCAAGGACATTGAGCGGAACCTGCAGTTCTGCTTCGAGGCGTTCCCGATCCTGGCACAGCGGAGGCGACAGCTGGCGGGGAGCATGAGCGGGGGCGAGCAGCAGATGCTGGCGATCGCCCGCGCCCTCATGTCCGCCCCTAAGATGCTGCTCGTGGATGAGCCCTCGCTGGGGCTGGCGCCGATCCTGGTCAGCCGCGTGATCGGGAAGATCAAGGAGCTGAAGGAGCGTTATCAGCTCACGGTGCTGATGGCGGAGCAAAACTTCAACCAGGCCACCAAGATCGCGGACCGGGGCTACATCATCGTCCACGGTAAAATCGAGTTCGAGGGGCACAGCACCAGGGAGCTGAGCGAACACGAGTTGGTCAAGAAGTACTACCTCGGGGTCTAG